The Gemmatimonadaceae bacterium DNA segment ATATTCGCGATCGTCGCGCGGTCGGCCAGCGAGAGCGAGCTCAGGCCCTGACCGTAGTACTCGACGAACTTCCCGACGACCTTCTTCTTGCGCAGCATCTCGGTGCAGGTGAGCACCAGGTCAGTCGCCGTCGCGCCCAGCGGCAGCTTGCCGACGAGCTTGAAGCCGATCACCTCGGGGATGAGCATCGACACCGGCTGGCCGAGCATCGCCGCCTCGGCCTCGATGCCGCCGACGCCCCAGCCCAGCACGCCGAGGCCGTTGATCATCGTGGTGTGCGAGTCCGTGCCCACGAGCGAGTCGCAGTACACGGCCTTCTTGCCGTTCTCCTCGCCCACGAAGGCGACCTGGCCGAGGTACTCGAGGTTCACCTGATGGCAGATGCCCGTGCCCGGCGGGACGACGCGGAAGTTGCGCAGCGCAGTGCCGCCCCAGCGCAGGAACTGATAGCGCTCGCCGTTGCGCTCGTATTCGAGCTTGGTGTTGATCAGCTCCGCCGCCTCGATGCCGTACTCGTCCACCTGCACCGAATGGTCGATGACGAGGTCCACCGGCTGCAGCGGATTGATCTTGGCCGGGTCGCCGCCGAGCGTCGCGATGGCGTCGCGCATCGCCGCGAGGTCCACCACGCAAGGCACGCCGGTGAAGTCCTGCAGCAGCACGCGCGCCGTGCGGAAGGCGATCTCCTTGTCCACCGGTGCCTTCACGTTCCAGGTGGCCATCGCCTCGATGTCGGCCTTCTTCACGAAGCCGCCGTCCTCGTTGCGGAGCAGGTTCTCGAGCAGCACGCGCAGCGAGAAGGGCAGCGTTGCGAGCGTGGCGCCCTTGAGTCCGGCCACGGCATCGAGCTTGTAATAGATGTAGGACTGACCGTCGACGGTCAGGGTGGAGCGGCTGTTGAAGCTGTTCTTGGCGGACATCGGGAGTCCCAGGGGGAGTTCGGCCGGAGCCACTGAATCGGAGCGGCGCTCGACTCAGGCTGACTGGAATCTAAGGCTCGAACTGGTCCAATGCAGGACGGACAATGACGGAGGACGGATGCCGGTCGGCGCCGTAGTTGGCATCCGTCATCCGTCTTCCGTCTGCTCCTCCAGGATTGGCATCTCCATCGTCACGTGCCGCTCCCCGTCCTCGATCGCCTCCACCTGGATTGCCTCGGCGTGGCACTGGTGCACGAAGTCCCCGTCCGAGCGGCTCCATTCCGTCGGGCTGTGCAGCACCTGCGCCTTGCCGTTCTGGTCCATCGCCATCATATGCGGCGCCAGGGTCGCACAGAGCGTGCAGCCGGTGCATTTGTCCCGGTCCACGCGCACCTCGACCATCCGGCGCGGCCAGACGCCGCCGAGCAGCAACGAGGCGCCCACGCGGTCGAGCGCCTGCACTGCCGCCTCGTAGCCGAGGTCGATGATGCGCGAGACGTGGCCGAAGCTGAACCAGTTGTAGTGCCACACTGCCGGCCGCACGAGCAGCAGGGGCGGGCCGCCCCAGTTGGCCAACTGCAGTGCCTGCAGCGACTTCATCATCACCTGCGCGCTGCGCACATAGATGGCGGCGAAGCCCTTCTCGCCGATGCGCCGCGCGCGCGCGATGTTGCTCGAGCCGACGTCCACCGCGACGACGGCGTCCATCCCGTGACTGGCGGCGAGGGCGGGTACGTTGTCGGCAATGCCCCCGTCGGCGCAGGTGCGGCCGCCGATCTTGCCCGGCGGAAAGAAGCCCGGCAGCGCACAGGAGGCGTACACCGCCTCGCGGACCGACACGTCCTCCAGGCCCGGCAGTCCCCAGAGCACCAGCGCCGCGCGCTCGAGGTCCACCGTATTCACCAGCAGGCGCCGCGGCAGCTCGCGGAAGGTGCCCGCCGGCACGATGTCATCGATCAACGCCTGCAGCGGCCGCGCCAGGTACAGCGAGGGCGAGAGCATCCGCTTGGTCACCATTCCCACGTGGTTGATGCGGAAGAGATCGTGCTTGGTCAGCGCCTTGGCCCGCGCGACCATCTCGGCGATGGGCATCCCACCGGCGTACGCGGCGGCGATCAGCGAGCCGATGCTCGTCCCGGCGACGACCGTCGGCGAGATGCCGCGTTCCTCGAAGGCCTTGAGCACGCCGATGTGCGCGAAGCCCTTGAGGCCCCCGCCGCCGAGGACGAGGGCGAGCTTGGGGGGAAGGCTGAGGGACTGGGGGGAGTGCGCGTGCATCGGTGTCGCGATTCGCCGTGGGTCGTCAGTAGAGTAAGATGCCCGTGCAACCTCCCGTCCGCGGAACGGCGTTGGCGGCGGCGGGGTTCACCAAGTGTGGGCTGTGGACCTCGCCCTGCGCAACGCCCGTTGACTCCTCGATGCCCGGTTCGTTCCTGACGATATTCGCTGAGTTGGAGGCCGCCGTCGCGGATGGCGCGCTCACGCGCTACGCCGTGGGTGGGGCGATTGCCGTCACGTTCTATCTTGAGGCGACGGAAACCGAGGATGTCGATGTCTTCGTGGTCGCGGACGACCACGGGAGCCTGCTGAATCCGTTTGGCGCGGTGTACCAATGGTTTCGTGAGCGAGGCGCCGGCTGGCAGGACGAGCACCTTGTGGTGGCTGGCTGGCCCTTGCACCTTCTCCCGTCCACCGGGCCACTCGTTGACGACGGGCTGCGGCACGCGCGGCGCGAGACCGTCGAGGGACAGCCAGTGTGCGTTCTCAGTCTCGAGCACTTGGCGGCCATCGCGCTCGAGACCGGTCGAGGCAAGGATCGCCTGCGCCTGCTGCAGATGTGGGAATCGTCGCTGCTCGATCGCGAGCGTTTCCTCGCACTGGTGGAGCGGTTCGGTTTGACCGATCGCTGGCAGAGGTTTCTCCTGCTCATCGAGGATTCGACGTGAAGAAGTCGCTGCAGCGCGCCCTCGTGTCCAAGCGGACACAACGACAGACGTCGGCGAAGCAGAGCGTGGCCAAGAAGCTGGCGGTCGTCGAGCGGATGCGTGACCGGAAGGCGTCAATTCAAGGCCGCGCGGCGCCAGCGAGGCGGTCCGGCGCGTCGCGCTAGCTTGCCGGGCGTGTGCCCGCGCACCGCGAGCCCGGGCCCATAGCTTTCTGCAGATGCGCCTGCTCCTCGTCGAAGACGACGCCCGGATGGCCGCGACGGCCAGCCAGTTCCTGCGCAACCACGGTTTCGCCGTGGACCACGCAGCCACCGGCCGTGCGGCGCTCGACCTCGCCGCCCTCAACCCCTACGATGCCGTCGTGCTCGATCTCGGGCTTCCCGACCTCGACGGTCTCGACGTCTGCCGGCGCCTGCGCCAGGCGCAGCCCTCGCTCCGCATCCTGATGGCCACCGCCCGCGACGCCGTGGACGCGCGCATCGCCGGCCTCGATACCGGCGCCGACGACTACCTCGTGAAGCCATACGCGCTCGGCGAGCTGGTCGCGCGCCTGCGCGCGCTGCTCCGCCGCCCCGCCGACGCGCTGCCGCCGGTGCTTCACCTGGGCGACCTCGCACTCGACACCGGCAATCGCAGCGCGCGCCGCGGCCCGCGCGAAATTCCGCTCACCGCCAAGGAATACGCGGTCCTCGAAGTCCTGATGCGCCACCCCGGCCAGGTGCTCACGCGCGAGCACATCAGCCAGCACGCTTGGGACGACAACTACGATCCGCTCAGCAACGTCATCGACGTCTATATCGGCCGCTTGCGCCGCAAGGTCGACCCGCCGGGCGAGGCGCCGATGCTGGAGACGATGCGTGGGGTCGGGTACCGGCTGGCCCCGCCCGGAGCGGCGCGGTGATCCGGCACTCCATCCGCGCGCGGCTCACCGCGTGGTACGCGGGCTCGGTGCTGCTACTCCTGCTCACCGGGACCTGGGCGGCCCGCAGCTACGTGCGGCAGTCCATCGAGGAGGAGTTCGCGCGCTCGCAGGACGCTGCCGCGATGCTCGTCAGCGGATTCTTCCGCGTCGAAGTCGCGGAGTATCGCGACATCGAAGGCACGCTCGGGCACATCGTCGGCGAGCTGGTGATTCCCGACCGACATATCCACTTCGTGCGGCCCGACGGCAGCGACTACCTGCCGCCCCCAGGCGTCCGTGTGATGCCGCTTCCGGTGCTCGCCCCGCCGCTGCGCACGGTCCATCGCCCCTTGGACCCCGACCTCGCCCCCGGCTGGCAGGTGCGGCTCACCTCGTCCGCAGCGCCGCTGGCCCGCCAGCTCGCCGCCGTTGACCGCGGGGCGCTGCTGGCGATCCCGCTCGCCGTCCTGCTCGCCATCGTCCTCGGCTGGGTGCTCACCGGCCGCACGCTGCGGCCCGTGGCGGCGATGGCGGACGCCGCCGACCGCATCAGTGCCGACGCCTACGGGCGCCTCCCCGTCGCCGTGCCCGACGACGAACTCGGGCGCCTTGGCATCCGCTTCAACGCCCTGCTCGACCGCCTCGACCAGGCGATCGCCACCCAACGGCGCTTCCTCGCCGATGCCGCGCACGAACTGCGCACGCCGATCGCACGGGCCCGCGGGGTCGGCGACCTCGCGTTGTCGCAGCCGGCCGGCGCCGAGGACCGCAATGCCCTGCAGCGCACGCAGCGCGAGCTCGAGGTGATGTCGCGTCTCGTGGACGAACTGCTGGAACTCGCGCGCAGCGACGCAAGCCGCGGCGCGGCGCTGCAGCCCGGCTTCCTCGACGACGTCGTGACCGACGTGGTCGGGCGATTCGACGGCCTCGCGCGCCGCAACGGCGTTGCGCTGCTCGTGGAGGTGCCGGAGGAAGCGCCGGTGCGGATGGACGCCGCGTCGGTCGCGCGGTTGGTCGGCATCCTCGTGGACAACGCCATCCGCTACACGCTGCGCGGCGGCTCCGTCCGCGTCGCCGTGAGTGCGGGTCCCGACGCCTCCACCCTCGTCGTCGAGGACAGCGGCATCGGAATCCCGGCGGCGGAGCGCCACCGGCTCTTCGAGCGCTTCTTCCGCGGCGCGGCCGCGCGTGAACTCGCGCCGGACGGTTCCGGGCTCGGCTTGCCGATCGCCCGCGCCGTCGCCGAGCGCCACGGCGCGCGGATCGAGATCGCCGAGCACGCGCCGCGCGGCACCCGCATCAGCGTCCGCTTCCCCCGCGCTTGACCGCCCTCCCTCCCTTTCAACGATGACGTCCCCGACTCTGCGCCTGCTGGTGACCGGCGGCACCTTCGACAAACAGTACGACGAGATCCACGGCACCCTCGCCTTCGGCACCTCGCACGTCGAGGACGTGCTGCGCCGCGGCCGCTGCCTGGTGCCGCTGGTGGCGGAAGTCCTGATGCTCAAGGACTCGCTTGACCTCACCGACGAAGACCGCGCGCGCATCGTGGCGGCCGCACGCGCCAGCGCCGAGTCGCGCCTCGTGATCACGCACGGCACCGACACGATGGTCGAGTCTGCCCGCGCCCTCGCCGCGGCGGATCTCGACAAGACCGTCGTTCTCACCGGCGCGATGATCCCGTATGCCTTTGGGTCCTCGGATGGACTCTTCAACCTCGGTTCGGCGCTGAGCTTCGCGCAGGTGCTGCCGCCGGGCGTCTACGTCGCGATGAACGGCCGCGTGTTCCCCTGGGACAACGTGCGCAAGAATCGCGAGCGCGGGGTGTTCGAACCGGCGCGCTGACGCCGGCGCATCCCGCGCGCGTTCATCGTGGGTTCATCCGGGCGGCCTAGCTTGCCCGTTGATGCCACGATTCCGCTTCGGCGCCCTCGGCGCCATCCTGCTGGTCGCGCAAGCGGCCACCCCGCCGGCCGCCGTGGCACAGGCGGCACCGCGTGATGCGACGGGGCTGTCGCCGCTGACGCTCGAAGAAGCTGTCACGCGCGCGATGCAGCACGGCCCCGCCGCCCAAGCCTCCTCGGCGGCACGCCAGGTCGTCGTCGGGCGCGCGCGCGCCGACGCGCAATGGGCGAACCCCACCTTCGAGCTCCGCCGCGAGAACGAAGGCTCCCCGCTGCCGTACGATGACTTCGCGACGTTCACGCTACCGGTCTCGTTCACCGGCCGGCGCTTCGCCCTGCGCGATGCGCTGGGGGCCGCGCGCGAGCGCGGTGCGGCCGACTCGCTGTTCGTGCAGCGCGAGGCCGGCTTCGACGCCGCGCGCGAGTGGTGGACGGTCTGGGCGGCGAGTTCGATGGCCGACTTCGCTGCGGCACAGGCCACGCGCTTCGCCGAGCTTGCACGCTTCGATTCCCTGCGCGCGGCCGAGGGGGCCATCGCCGAGGCCAGCGCAATCCGTACGCGCCTCGAAGCCGAGCGCGCCGGCTACCACGCGGTGCAGGCGACCGCCGCCGCCGGGCGCGCGCGCGCCGCGCTGGCGGCGCGTATCGGGCTCGAGGATCCGCGCACGCTGCGCATCGCCGCCCCACCGCAACTGGACCTCTCGCCGCTCACGCTCACGTCCGACGAGGCCGTGGCACAGGCGCTGGCGTCGCGGCCGGATGTGCGCGCCGCGCAGGCGGCCGTGCGCGAGGCCGATCGCCGCCGCGCCGCCGAGGACCGCGGGTCCTTTGCAGACGTCGGCGTCACCGCGGGTTACAAGGGCACCAGCGGCTATGCCACTGGCGTGGTGGGCCTGTTCGTCACGCCGCCGGTGCTCAATGCCAACGGCGGCAACCGCGAACGCGCGACGGGCGAATGGCTCTTGGCCGATGCCGAGCGCCGCGCGATCGAGATTCGCGCCCGCGGCGAGGTGCAGGCAGCCTACGATGCGGTGCGTGCGATGGACGCGCTCGCCGTCCGCGCCGACGCGGCCAGTCCGGCGCGTGCCGACGAACTCGCGAGCGCGGCCGAGGCGGCGTATCGCGAGGGCCACGCCACACTCACCGAAACGCTCGAGGCGCTGCGCGCCGTTGCTGACCTCCGCGCCGCGGCCCTGCAGGCCACCGCGGACCGCCACCTGATCCGACTCGACCTTCGGCGTGCGATGGGTGCGCCGGTCCTGGAGACCCCGTGATGCGCGCCGTCGCCCTCGCCGCCCTCGCCGCCCTCGCCGCCTGCGGCGGCGAAGAGTCCGCCACGACAACCGAGGGACCCGCGGCCGCTGATACCGCCTTGATCAGCGCCGAGGCCCTGCGCATCGGCGGCTTCGCGCTCGGCGCCGCGGCCGTCGAACCCTGGCGCGAGTCGTGGCGGCTGCCGGCACACGTGTCGTACGATCCCAACGACGCACAGCCCCTAGGCTCGCTGGTCGAGGGCCGCGTGCTCGAGGTGCGCGCGTATCCAGGCGACCGCGTGCGCGAGGGCGACGTGCTCGTCGTCGTGCACTCGCACGAGATGATGGACGCGCGCCAGCGGCTCATCGCCGCGCGCGGACAGGCCGTCAGCGCCGACTCCAACCTCGCGGTCGCGGTGCAGGCGGCCGGCCGCAGCGAGCGGCTGCTCGCGGCGAAGGCCATCGCGGTGGCGGACGTGGAGCGCGCACGCGCTGCGCACACCGCGGCGATCGCCACGCGCGACGCGGCGTACGCGGAGTTGGATCGCGCCGAGGGCTATGTGAAACACCTCTTGGGCGACGGACCCACCGGCGACGCCGACGAGCACGCGGCATTGGTGCGCGCGCCCTTCGACGGCGTCGTGACGAGCCGGCAGGCATTGCCCGGCCAGGTCGTGCTCGTGGGCCAGCCACTGGTCACCGTCGCACGCGACGCCGGACTCGGCCTCGTGCTGCAGTTGCCCGAAGAAGCCATCGCCGCCGTGTCCGTCGGGGAACCGGTGCGCTTCACCGTGCCGGCGTATCCGGGTCGCGTCTTCGACGCGCGCATCACGCGCATCGCACCGGTGGTGGACTCCACGAGCCGGGCGGTCGAGCTCTGGGCGCGCGCCGCGGCGGGATCCCAGGCCTTGCTGCGCGCCGAGATGACGGCTGACGCGGAGTTGTTGGGCGCGGACGGCGCGCCGGTGCTCGCGGTGCCGGCCGAGGCCGTGCAGCTGATGGAAGGCGACACCGTGGTGGTGAAGGGCACGCGCCTCGGGGAAGGAATGCTTCTCGAAGCCGTGCGCGTCAGCGTCGGGCGCCGCAACTCGCAGCGCGCGGAGATCCTCGCGGGCCTTGTGGCTGGCGATTCGATGGTGACGCGCGGCGCGGCACTGGCCAAGGCCGAGATCCTCAAGCGCCAGGGCGCGGGCAGCGGAGACCACCACTAGTGCTCAAGCGCCTGGTCGACTTCGCGCTGCACCAGCGCTTCTTCGTCATCGGCGGCGTCCTCACGGTCGTCGCCTTCGGCTTCTACGCGCTCACGCACATCCCCTTCGATGCGTACCCGGACCTCACCGGCACGCGCGTCGAGGTCATCACCAGCGCGCCGGGGATGCCGCCGGAGGACGTCGAACGGCTCGTCACGTATCCGCTCGAGTCCACGCTGATGGGCATCCAGGGCGCCGAGAACGTGCGCTCGGTGAGCAAGCAGGGACTCTCGCTGATCACCGTGAGCTTCCCTGACAAGGTCGACGTGTACTTCGCGCGCACCTTGGTGCAGCAACGCGTGGCCGATGCCGTGGGCGCGCTGCCCGCCGGCATCGAGCCCGGGCTCGGGCCCGTGAGCACGCCGATGGGCGAGCTCTACCAGTACACGGTGACCAGCGACTCGATGTCGCTCACCGACTTGAAGACGCTGCACGACTATACGATCCGCCCGCGGCTGCGCGTGATTCCCGGCGTGTCGGAAGTGAACTCCTGGGGCGGGTTCATCGAGCAGATCCACGTCGTCGCCGAGCCGGCGCGCCTCGCCGCGCGCGATCTCACGCTGCAGGAGGTGCACGACGCCCTCGACGCCAATAACCGCACATTCGGCGGCGCCTACGTGGAGACCGCCGGCGAGCGCTTCACCATCCGCGGGATGGGGCGGGCCGAGTCGCTCGAGGAGATCGGCCGGATGGTCGTCGCCACGCGCGGCGGCGCGCCGGTGCTCGTGCGCGACGTCGCGCGGGTCGAACGCGGCGCGCTGCCGCGGCAGGGTGCCGTCACCCAGGACGGCGAGGGCGAGGTCGTCACCGGAATGGTGCTCAAGCTCAAGGGCGCCGACTCCCGCCGCGTCATCCGCGACGTGCGCGCGCGGCTCGACGAGGTCCGCGCCGGCCTGCCCGCCCACGTGCAGATCACGCCGTTCTACGACCAGACGGAGCTGATCCAGCGCACGACGAAGACGATCACCAAGAACCTCATCGAAGGCGGGCTGCTCGTCATCGCCGTGCTGTTCCTGTTCCTGCGGAACTGGCGCGCCTCGCTCATCGTCGCGTCGGTGATCCCGCTCTCGATGCTCTTCGCCTTCGGCGGGATGCACCTCTTCGGCTACGGCGCCAACCTGATGTCGCTGGGCGCGCTGGACTTCGGCCTCATCGTCGACGCGTCGGTGGTGATGGTCGAGAACTTCGTGCGGCGGCTGGAGGAAGGCACACCGGAGGACCGGCGCTCGGTGTTCCTCTCCGCCGCGGTCGAGGTCGGCCGGCCGATTCTCTTCGGCATCGCCATCATCGTCGCCGTGTACATCCCGATCTTCACGCTCGACGGGATGGAAGGCCGGATGTTCAAGCCGATGGCCTTCACGGTGGTGACGGCGGTGCTGGGCTCGCTGCTCCTGGCGCTCACCTACGTGCCGGCCGTCGCCTCGCTGGCACTCAAGCACGACCACGAGGAACGGCACCGGGTGCTCGACGCCCTGCGCGCGGCCTACGCCCGCGGCCTCGCTCGCGCCATCGTCCACGCGCGTCGCGTCGTCGGCGTGTCGGCCGTGGCCGTCGTCGTCGCGCTGGTGTCGCTCGCGTTCATCGGCACCGAGTTTATGCCGAAACTCGACGAGGGGAACATCCTCATCACCTCGCGCCGGCTCCCCAGCATCTCGCTCGAGGAAGCGACGCGGCTCTCGACCGAAGCCGAGCGGATCATCCGCCGCTTTCCCGAGGTCATCACCGTCGTCACCAAGGAAGGCCGCCCGGACCTCGCCACCGAGGCGATGGGTCTCTACGAGGGCGACACCTACGTGATCCTCAAGCCGCACGACGAGTGGACCTCGGCGAAGACCAACGACGAGCTCGTGGCGCGGCTCGATTCCGCACTGGCCGCGATTCCGGGCCTGGAAATCGCCTTCACGCAGCCGCTGGCGATGCGTCTCGACGAGGCCGAGAGCGGCATTCGCACGGACCTCGGCATCAAGATCGTCGGGCCCGACCGCGAGGTGAACGAGGCGCTGGGTGCACGCATCGAACGCATCGTCGCCGGCGTGCGAGGCGCGGCGGACGTGTCGGTGGAGATCGCCGACGGCAGCGGCCAGTACCGCGTGCAGGTAGATCGCACCGCCTTGGCTCGCTACGGCGTGCAGGTCGCGGACCTGCAGGCGGCACTGGATCTCGCCACCGGCGTCGCCGTGGCCACGGAGCTCGTGGACGGCCCGCGGCGCGTCGGCGTGGCCGTGCGCCTGCCGGAGTCCGCGCGCAGCGACCTCGAGGCGCTCCGGCGCATCACCGTGCGCACGGCCAGCGGCGCGCGCATCCCGCTCGGCTCGTTGGCGACGATCGAGACGGTGATGGGCCCCGAACTCATCGCCCACGAAGACGCCCAGCGCCGCACCCTGGTGATGAGCAACGTGCGCGGCCGCGACCTCGGCAGCTTCGTGCAGGAGGTGCGCGCGCGCGTGGCCGCCGAGGTCACGCTGCCGCCGGGCGTGTTCCTCGAGTGGGGCGGGCAGTACGAGAACCAGACGCGTGCGCTGGGGCGCCTGGCGCTCGTCGTGCCGGCCGTGGTGCTGATCATCTTCCTGCTGCTCTTCCTCTCCTTCGGCTCCGTGACCCAGGCCGGTCTCGTGCTGCTGAACGTGCCCTTCGCGCTGGTCGGCGGCGTGGCGATGCTCTGGATGCGCGGGCTGAACCTCTCACTCTCGGCGAGCATCGGGTTCATCGCGCTCTTCGGCATCGCCGTGCTCAACGGCGTGGTGATGATGGAGCACATCAATGCCTTGCGCGCGCGAGGCCGCGTCCTCGAGGACGCCGTGCTGCACGGCGCCGTGGACCGCCTGCGGCCGGTCCTGATGACGGCGCTCGTCGCCAGCCTAGGCTTCGTCCCGATGGCCCTCGCCACCAGCGCCGGCGCCGAGGTGCAGCGGCCGCTCGCGAGTGTCGTCATCGGCGGGCTTGTGACCAGCACGTTCCTGACGCTGTTCGTACTGCCGGTGCTGTACCGGGCGCTGGCGCGTTGGGAGGCGACTCGTAAGGACGGATGACGGAAGACGGATGATGTATGCTTAGGACGTTGCGTGCCGTTCGCATCCGTCCTCCGTCATCCGTCCTCCCTCCGAAGTCCAATGCCCGACCCGCTCCTCAAGTATCGAGAGGACTTCCCCATCCTCTCCACCTGCACCTACCTCGTCTCCAACTCCCTTGGCGCGATGCCGCGACGGGTGCCGGAGCGGTTGCAGGAGTACGCCGACGCCTGGCGCACGCAGGGCGTGCGCGCCTGGGCCAAGGGCTGGTGGGAGATGCCGGTCACCGTCGGGGATGTGGTCGCGCCGCTGATCGGCGCGGCGGCGCAGGAAGTGGGCGTCGTCCCCACGGTGACGATGGCGCAGGCCACGATCCTCTCGGCCATCCCGTTCACGAA contains these protein-coding regions:
- a CDS encoding asparaginase; this translates as MTSPTLRLLVTGGTFDKQYDEIHGTLAFGTSHVEDVLRRGRCLVPLVAEVLMLKDSLDLTDEDRARIVAAARASAESRLVITHGTDTMVESARALAAADLDKTVVLTGAMIPYAFGSSDGLFNLGSALSFAQVLPPGVYVAMNGRVFPWDNVRKNRERGVFEPAR
- a CDS encoding response regulator transcription factor, with product MRLLLVEDDARMAATASQFLRNHGFAVDHAATGRAALDLAALNPYDAVVLDLGLPDLDGLDVCRRLRQAQPSLRILMATARDAVDARIAGLDTGADDYLVKPYALGELVARLRALLRRPADALPPVLHLGDLALDTGNRSARRGPREIPLTAKEYAVLEVLMRHPGQVLTREHISQHAWDDNYDPLSNVIDVYIGRLRRKVDPPGEAPMLETMRGVGYRLAPPGAAR
- a CDS encoding patatin-like phospholipase family protein, translating into MHAHSPQSLSLPPKLALVLGGGGLKGFAHIGVLKAFEERGISPTVVAGTSIGSLIAAAYAGGMPIAEMVARAKALTKHDLFRINHVGMVTKRMLSPSLYLARPLQALIDDIVPAGTFRELPRRLLVNTVDLERAALVLWGLPGLEDVSVREAVYASCALPGFFPPGKIGGRTCADGGIADNVPALAASHGMDAVVAVDVGSSNIARARRIGEKGFAAIYVRSAQVMMKSLQALQLANWGGPPLLLVRPAVWHYNWFSFGHVSRIIDLGYEAAVQALDRVGASLLLGGVWPRRMVEVRVDRDKCTGCTLCATLAPHMMAMDQNGKAQVLHSPTEWSRSDGDFVHQCHAEAIQVEAIEDGERHVTMEMPILEEQTEDG
- a CDS encoding TolC family protein, translating into MPRFRFGALGAILLVAQAATPPAAVAQAAPRDATGLSPLTLEEAVTRAMQHGPAAQASSAARQVVVGRARADAQWANPTFELRRENEGSPLPYDDFATFTLPVSFTGRRFALRDALGAARERGAADSLFVQREAGFDAAREWWTVWAASSMADFAAAQATRFAELARFDSLRAAEGAIAEASAIRTRLEAERAGYHAVQATAAAGRARAALAARIGLEDPRTLRIAAPPQLDLSPLTLTSDEAVAQALASRPDVRAAQAAVREADRRRAAEDRGSFADVGVTAGYKGTSGYATGVVGLFVTPPVLNANGGNRERATGEWLLADAERRAIEIRARGEVQAAYDAVRAMDALAVRADAASPARADELASAAEAAYREGHATLTETLEALRAVADLRAAALQATADRHLIRLDLRRAMGAPVLETP
- a CDS encoding HAMP domain-containing protein codes for the protein MIRHSIRARLTAWYAGSVLLLLLTGTWAARSYVRQSIEEEFARSQDAAAMLVSGFFRVEVAEYRDIEGTLGHIVGELVIPDRHIHFVRPDGSDYLPPPGVRVMPLPVLAPPLRTVHRPLDPDLAPGWQVRLTSSAAPLARQLAAVDRGALLAIPLAVLLAIVLGWVLTGRTLRPVAAMADAADRISADAYGRLPVAVPDDELGRLGIRFNALLDRLDQAIATQRRFLADAAHELRTPIARARGVGDLALSQPAGAEDRNALQRTQRELEVMSRLVDELLELARSDASRGAALQPGFLDDVVTDVVGRFDGLARRNGVALLVEVPEEAPVRMDAASVARLVGILVDNAIRYTLRGGSVRVAVSAGPDASTLVVEDSGIGIPAAERHRLFERFFRGAAARELAPDGSGLGLPIARAVAERHGARIEIAEHAPRGTRISVRFPRA
- a CDS encoding efflux RND transporter permease subunit, whose amino-acid sequence is MLKRLVDFALHQRFFVIGGVLTVVAFGFYALTHIPFDAYPDLTGTRVEVITSAPGMPPEDVERLVTYPLESTLMGIQGAENVRSVSKQGLSLITVSFPDKVDVYFARTLVQQRVADAVGALPAGIEPGLGPVSTPMGELYQYTVTSDSMSLTDLKTLHDYTIRPRLRVIPGVSEVNSWGGFIEQIHVVAEPARLAARDLTLQEVHDALDANNRTFGGAYVETAGERFTIRGMGRAESLEEIGRMVVATRGGAPVLVRDVARVERGALPRQGAVTQDGEGEVVTGMVLKLKGADSRRVIRDVRARLDEVRAGLPAHVQITPFYDQTELIQRTTKTITKNLIEGGLLVIAVLFLFLRNWRASLIVASVIPLSMLFAFGGMHLFGYGANLMSLGALDFGLIVDASVVMVENFVRRLEEGTPEDRRSVFLSAAVEVGRPILFGIAIIVAVYIPIFTLDGMEGRMFKPMAFTVVTAVLGSLLLALTYVPAVASLALKHDHEERHRVLDALRAAYARGLARAIVHARRVVGVSAVAVVVALVSLAFIGTEFMPKLDEGNILITSRRLPSISLEEATRLSTEAERIIRRFPEVITVVTKEGRPDLATEAMGLYEGDTYVILKPHDEWTSAKTNDELVARLDSALAAIPGLEIAFTQPLAMRLDEAESGIRTDLGIKIVGPDREVNEALGARIERIVAGVRGAADVSVEIADGSGQYRVQVDRTALARYGVQVADLQAALDLATGVAVATELVDGPRRVGVAVRLPESARSDLEALRRITVRTASGARIPLGSLATIETVMGPELIAHEDAQRRTLVMSNVRGRDLGSFVQEVRARVAAEVTLPPGVFLEWGGQYENQTRALGRLALVVPAVVLIIFLLLFLSFGSVTQAGLVLLNVPFALVGGVAMLWMRGLNLSLSASIGFIALFGIAVLNGVVMMEHINALRARGRVLEDAVLHGAVDRLRPVLMTALVASLGFVPMALATSAGAEVQRPLASVVIGGLVTSTFLTLFVLPVLYRALARWEATRKDG
- a CDS encoding efflux RND transporter periplasmic adaptor subunit; protein product: MRAVALAALAALAACGGEESATTTEGPAAADTALISAEALRIGGFALGAAAVEPWRESWRLPAHVSYDPNDAQPLGSLVEGRVLEVRAYPGDRVREGDVLVVVHSHEMMDARQRLIAARGQAVSADSNLAVAVQAAGRSERLLAAKAIAVADVERARAAHTAAIATRDAAYAELDRAEGYVKHLLGDGPTGDADEHAALVRAPFDGVVTSRQALPGQVVLVGQPLVTVARDAGLGLVLQLPEEAIAAVSVGEPVRFTVPAYPGRVFDARITRIAPVVDSTSRAVELWARAAAGSQALLRAEMTADAELLGADGAPVLAVPAEAVQLMEGDTVVVKGTRLGEGMLLEAVRVSVGRRNSQRAEILAGLVAGDSMVTRGAALAKAEILKRQGAGSGDHH